In Chlamydiota bacterium, the genomic window GCCATTCCCGTGCCACTTCTTTATTCTTTACCACTTCCCTTAGATTCTTCGATGATTGATTTCAAGCTCAAAGGCGTGGATGAAAAAGAATATTCAGTAGCCAGTTTCAAAGATAAAAAATTTTTGGTGATCGTTTTTACATGTAACCATTGTCCTTATGCTCAAGCCTCTTGGCCCAGGCTGATTGAGCTTCAAAAGGAATTTGCCTCTAGAGATATTCAGTTTGTCGGAATCAATCCGAATGATGACAGAAAATATCCAGATGACAGTTTTTCAAACATGAAGCTGCTTGCGAAGGAAAAAAGTGTGAATTTCCCTTATTTAAGGGATGCCTCTCAAGAAGTCGCACGTGCCTATCAGGCCCAGTGTACGCCGGACGTGTATGTTTATGACCGGGCTCGCCAATTAAAATACCATGGCCGCATGGATGACAATTGGCAAGAGCCGACAAAGGTGAAGTCGCACGATCTTAAGAATGCACTTGAGACCCTTCTCCAAGGAAAGGTGCCTTCGGAGAAACAAATGCCTTCCATGGGATGCTCCATTAAGTGGAAGTAAAAATGTGCCAATGTG contains:
- a CDS encoding thioredoxin family protein; amino-acid sequence: MIDFKLKGVDEKEYSVASFKDKKFLVIVFTCNHCPYAQASWPRLIELQKEFASRDIQFVGINPNDDRKYPDDSFSNMKLLAKEKSVNFPYLRDASQEVARAYQAQCTPDVYVYDRARQLKYHGRMDDNWQEPTKVKSHDLKNALETLLQGKVPSEKQMPSMGCSIKWK